A DNA window from Luteolibacter luteus contains the following coding sequences:
- a CDS encoding F0F1 ATP synthase subunit delta produces MKISKVATATARRIFRLCQTGGRLDEAKLASAVRRIGQEKPRGFRGILFALKRLVRLEIERRRVTVESATELDQASRDRVIAGLAVKYGADLTFDFRVNPELLGGLKIRVGNDVFDGSVKGRLDRLAQAF; encoded by the coding sequence ATGAAAATCTCCAAGGTCGCTACCGCCACCGCCCGCCGCATTTTCCGGCTCTGCCAGACGGGCGGCCGTCTTGACGAGGCGAAGCTCGCATCTGCCGTGCGCCGGATTGGCCAAGAGAAGCCCCGTGGCTTCCGCGGTATCCTCTTCGCCCTGAAGCGCCTCGTTCGTCTCGAGATCGAGCGCCGCCGCGTGACCGTGGAGAGCGCCACCGAACTCGACCAAGCCTCCCGCGACCGCGTCATCGCCGGCCTCGCCGTGAAATACGGTGCCGATCTCACCTTTGATTTCCGCGTCAATCCCGAGCTCCTCGGGGGACTCAAGATCCGCGTCGGAAACGACGTCTTCGACGGCTCCGTGAAGGGCCGCCTCGACCGCCTCGCCCAAGCTTTTTGA
- a CDS encoding ATP synthase F0 subunit B, producing the protein MTTLLAAAAENPGVLENISKTFGLNWPFFIAQVVNFALVIFVLKKFAFGPIQVMLEQRRSRIAEGEANLVRIQKQLADSEANTAAAIAKANEDAARLINEAKTSAAALSEQKAQEAIASAQQILAKAEAAAQAERAAIKAELKQEFGRLVAATTAQVTGKVLTSDDQTRLSQEALASVER; encoded by the coding sequence ATGACCACCTTGCTTGCCGCCGCTGCCGAGAATCCCGGCGTCTTGGAAAACATCAGTAAGACCTTCGGTCTCAACTGGCCTTTCTTCATCGCGCAGGTGGTCAATTTCGCCCTTGTGATCTTCGTGCTGAAGAAGTTCGCCTTCGGCCCGATCCAAGTGATGCTCGAACAGCGCCGCTCCCGCATCGCCGAGGGTGAAGCGAATCTCGTTCGCATCCAGAAGCAGCTCGCCGATTCCGAGGCGAACACCGCTGCCGCCATTGCCAAGGCGAATGAAGACGCTGCCCGCCTGATCAACGAGGCGAAGACCAGCGCTGCCGCCCTTTCCGAGCAGAAGGCCCAGGAAGCCATTGCCTCCGCCCAGCAGATCCTCGCCAAGGCCGAAGCCGCCGCCCAAGCCGAGCGCGCCGCGATCAAGGCAGAGCTCAAGCAGGAGTTCGGCCGCCTCGTCGCCGCCACCACCGCACAAGTCACTGGCAAGGTCCTCACCTCCGACGACCAGACCCGCCTGAGCCAGGAAGCCCTCGCCAGCGTCGAGCGCTAA
- a CDS encoding ATPase, whose product MFTKAFAVALAAIGGGIGIGVLGSKAAEATGRNPGAATPILVLSIILAALIEGIFILTAFAVPF is encoded by the coding sequence ATGTTCACGAAAGCATTTGCCGTGGCTCTGGCCGCAATCGGCGGTGGCATCGGTATCGGTGTCCTCGGTTCCAAGGCCGCTGAAGCAACCGGCCGCAACCCGGGTGCCGCGACCCCGATCCTGGTTCTCTCGATCATTCTCGCCGCTCTTATCGAAGGTATCTTCATTCTGACGGCCTTCGCTGTGCCGTTCTGA
- the atpB gene encoding F0F1 ATP synthase subunit A, with translation MTRRSIYSILVALLCCAMPVFAAEGAPAVPEAAVEQHEAEHDAGHAAAAHGEGADAHAAEGGHHALPLNATPLHSSLPISNSILMVWLAVGIIILFCRAATKKMSLIPTGFQNFAEWAVESLYDFLSGLMGKHLTLRTFWFFGTVFFFILVNNYMGLIPGVGTVGWKDEHGHMIAPWLRGANADINMTAAMAFSFAGLWFYWALTENSVKQFFAHIFAPKGSFAGAMLAVMVPVFLFVGVLEVISIMIRPVALTFRLFGNIYGGEQTLESLMALVPKSIAFLPALPFYFMELLVGFVQALVFTLLCAIFLKLICDHGDHDHDHAEEGHH, from the coding sequence ATGACCCGTCGCTCTATCTACTCCATCTTGGTCGCACTGCTCTGCTGTGCGATGCCGGTATTCGCCGCCGAAGGTGCTCCCGCAGTTCCTGAAGCAGCGGTCGAGCAGCATGAGGCAGAGCACGATGCGGGCCATGCCGCTGCCGCTCACGGTGAAGGTGCCGATGCCCACGCTGCCGAGGGTGGTCACCACGCGCTGCCGCTCAATGCGACCCCGCTTCACTCCAGCCTGCCGATCTCGAACTCGATCCTGATGGTCTGGCTCGCAGTGGGTATCATCATCCTCTTCTGCCGCGCCGCGACCAAGAAGATGAGCCTCATCCCGACCGGCTTCCAGAACTTCGCCGAGTGGGCCGTCGAGTCGCTCTACGATTTCCTTAGCGGTCTGATGGGCAAGCACTTGACCCTCCGCACCTTCTGGTTCTTCGGCACCGTCTTCTTCTTCATCCTGGTGAACAACTACATGGGTCTGATCCCGGGTGTTGGCACCGTTGGCTGGAAGGACGAGCACGGCCACATGATCGCGCCTTGGCTGCGCGGTGCGAATGCGGACATCAACATGACCGCCGCCATGGCCTTTAGCTTCGCCGGTCTCTGGTTCTACTGGGCGCTTACCGAGAACAGCGTGAAGCAGTTCTTCGCTCACATCTTCGCTCCGAAGGGCAGCTTCGCTGGTGCCATGCTGGCAGTGATGGTCCCTGTCTTCCTCTTCGTCGGCGTGCTGGAAGTGATCTCGATCATGATCCGCCCGGTCGCTCTTACCTTCCGTCTCTTTGGTAACATCTACGGCGGCGAGCAGACCCTCGAGTCCCTGATGGCTCTGGTTCCCAAGAGCATCGCCTTCCTGCCGGCTCTTCCCTTCTACTTCATGGAGCTTCTGGTCGGCTTCGTCCAGGCGCTCGTCTTCACGCTCCTCTGCGCCATTTTCCTCAAGCTCATCTGCGATCACGGCGACCACGATCACGATCACGCCGAAGAAGGGCACCACTAA
- a CDS encoding YiiX/YebB-like N1pC/P60 family cysteine hydrolase, giving the protein MNQDPEDLRISRAAQTVLGASLAAEVEWCARMLAAAEARGYFDPLEDEDIKLRYAQYLRVRAVLLEVLALMEEASGKHGREWEGRLAPFVTAFAAACLLVRGSQGLARQAGASRLLRKKLDEADPVRGIPRKTFTSIYRASTDTLRITRFSAAADFYYDHRSEIASLAGDPLLGGLAQLLVREEDWLGGFRSGIIRRRFAYRWFSFRRRHHSAWKKSLFGIFEWSGRAIAELRQPGVKASGAPKRVSSELRERALELARPGDIFVTRHDDALSNLFLPGFWPHAALYLGSPEQRVKRGVTLPPPLERLAAGPIRFLEAKKDGVLARPAEETLAVDAFVILRPPLDPGQLAAALVRAMDHHGKPYDFSFDFRKSDRLVCTEVIYRAYHGCGPLSFELKEVSARPCLPAEELVAQSLELGFRVVAACGVGRDEIVTGSKAELILHSHRSAL; this is encoded by the coding sequence ATGAACCAGGACCCCGAAGACCTCCGGATAAGCCGGGCCGCGCAGACGGTGCTCGGTGCATCGCTGGCTGCGGAAGTGGAGTGGTGCGCGCGCATGCTCGCCGCCGCGGAAGCTCGCGGATACTTCGATCCACTCGAGGACGAGGACATTAAACTACGATACGCACAGTACTTGCGGGTGCGTGCCGTGTTGCTCGAGGTGCTTGCCCTGATGGAAGAAGCGAGCGGCAAGCATGGCCGCGAGTGGGAAGGTCGCCTGGCGCCCTTTGTTACGGCCTTTGCCGCGGCCTGCCTGCTGGTACGCGGCTCGCAGGGGCTGGCCCGCCAGGCCGGGGCCTCGCGCCTGCTGCGGAAGAAGCTGGATGAGGCGGATCCCGTGCGCGGCATTCCTCGCAAGACCTTCACCTCGATCTACCGCGCTTCCACCGATACCCTGCGGATCACCCGTTTCAGCGCCGCAGCGGATTTCTACTATGATCATCGTAGCGAGATCGCATCGCTGGCAGGGGACCCGTTGTTAGGCGGACTCGCCCAATTGCTTGTTAGAGAGGAGGATTGGCTCGGCGGCTTCCGCTCCGGAATCATCCGCCGCCGCTTCGCCTACCGGTGGTTCTCGTTCCGCCGCCGGCATCATTCGGCGTGGAAAAAATCGCTGTTCGGGATTTTCGAATGGTCGGGCCGTGCGATCGCCGAACTCCGGCAGCCGGGGGTGAAGGCGAGCGGCGCGCCAAAAAGGGTGTCTTCCGAACTCCGGGAACGTGCTCTCGAGCTGGCCCGTCCCGGTGATATTTTCGTGACCCGGCATGACGACGCCCTGAGCAATCTTTTCCTCCCCGGTTTCTGGCCCCACGCCGCACTCTATCTCGGCAGCCCCGAGCAGCGGGTGAAACGCGGGGTAACCTTGCCACCCCCGCTTGAGCGTCTGGCCGCCGGGCCGATCCGTTTCCTCGAGGCCAAGAAGGACGGCGTGCTTGCCCGTCCCGCGGAAGAGACCTTGGCCGTGGATGCCTTCGTGATCCTCCGCCCGCCGCTCGACCCCGGGCAGTTGGCCGCCGCGCTCGTCCGCGCCATGGATCACCACGGGAAGCCCTACGACTTCTCCTTCGACTTCCGTAAGTCGGACCGCCTGGTCTGCACCGAGGTCATCTATCGCGCCTACCATGGCTGCGGACCCCTCTCCTTTGAATTGAAGGAAGTCTCCGCCCGGCCATGCCTTCCGGCGGAGGAACTGGTTGCCCAGTCTCTCGAGTTGGGATTCCGGGTTGTGGCCGCCTGCGGGGTGGGTAGGGATGAAATCGTTACGGGAAGCAAGGCCGAGCTGATTCTGCACTCTCACCGAAGCGCACTTTGA
- a CDS encoding HU family DNA-binding protein has product MNKAELVEAIQKALGKDATKRAAEDALAAVLSSIEKGVKKDKKVQIIGFGTFEVKKRAARQGRNPKTGEAMKIAASKSVGFKASSTLKAGL; this is encoded by the coding sequence ATGAACAAAGCTGAACTCGTTGAAGCCATCCAGAAAGCACTCGGCAAGGACGCTACCAAGCGCGCCGCCGAGGACGCCCTTGCAGCCGTTCTTTCCTCCATCGAAAAGGGAGTGAAGAAGGACAAGAAGGTCCAGATCATCGGCTTCGGCACCTTCGAAGTGAAGAAGCGCGCCGCCCGTCAGGGTCGCAACCCGAAGACCGGCGAAGCGATGAAGATCGCGGCTTCCAAGTCCGTCGGCTTCAAGGCATCGTCCACGCTGAAGGCAGGTCTCTGA
- a CDS encoding TonB-dependent siderophore receptor — protein MHGQAAPEQEASPQELDTLTVTGTKDRDARILDYRNESAAVGTKTDTPLLETPQSISVVTEDQIVMRNAQGVAEALRYTAGTSTETYGPDPRGYDWVTIRGFDAFNSRYLDGLRLQNYEFPEIFGLERVEVMKGPSSVLYGQSTAGGLINAISKRPKEVAFGEIGTEIGTHESYEATLDFGGPLSADGSLLYRFTGLFKDNQKDSTGFSVDARRYYIAPAVTWNISPDTKIDFLVSYFHTDSTQVPSFAAAPNGAPTEVRAFGYDQWDFEKNDILRFSYQLEHTFTPDLRFRQNFNASSYDVKDKYVNSLGYSSGTVMDRSASIWNSDSRSIGLDNQLELKIGTDRIEQTLLFGFDYAYATADTQYYEDPIPGIDIANPDYSLPIPVPTTLLSDSYQRSTQYGFYAQDQIKLDSKWVGTFSIRQDWAETDLKERTTGGTHDRQKDEAFTGRAGITYLADNGLAPYASYSTSFYPNSGTDSAGNTFDPTEGKQYEIGLKYAPKDFRGGATLSVFDLTQENSLTTDPANTAFSKANGEIQSRGIEFEGNLSITGNLDFLVNASYADVEIISSGDGDQGNTPALTPEKTASAWLNYSFRDGSLEGLTLGAGVRYVGPSYSSNYNTARNEDYTVLDLAARYVKGPWVYALNVNNVFDTVEWINTDYQYNKTAGNSVNLSVAYHW, from the coding sequence GTGCATGGACAAGCAGCACCAGAGCAGGAGGCAAGTCCACAAGAGCTAGACACGCTGACCGTGACCGGCACGAAGGATCGAGATGCGAGGATCCTCGACTACCGCAATGAGAGCGCCGCCGTAGGTACTAAAACAGACACCCCGCTTCTCGAAACACCCCAATCCATCTCCGTCGTCACCGAAGACCAAATCGTCATGCGAAATGCCCAAGGTGTGGCAGAGGCGCTGCGCTACACCGCCGGCACCTCCACCGAAACCTACGGGCCGGATCCGCGGGGCTACGATTGGGTCACGATCCGCGGGTTTGACGCTTTCAATAGCCGCTATCTGGATGGCCTGCGCCTGCAGAACTACGAATTCCCCGAGATCTTCGGGCTCGAGCGGGTGGAAGTCATGAAGGGACCGAGCTCGGTGCTCTATGGCCAATCGACTGCAGGGGGCCTGATCAATGCGATCAGCAAGCGCCCGAAGGAGGTCGCATTCGGTGAGATCGGAACCGAGATCGGCACTCATGAATCCTACGAAGCGACCCTTGATTTCGGAGGACCTCTCAGCGCTGACGGCTCACTGCTCTACCGGTTCACCGGGCTCTTCAAGGACAACCAGAAGGACAGCACCGGTTTCTCGGTCGATGCACGGCGCTACTACATCGCGCCCGCCGTCACCTGGAACATCTCGCCGGATACCAAGATTGATTTCCTCGTCAGCTACTTCCACACGGATAGCACGCAAGTCCCGAGCTTTGCAGCGGCTCCTAATGGCGCGCCGACGGAAGTGAGGGCCTTCGGCTACGACCAGTGGGATTTCGAGAAGAACGACATCCTGCGTTTCAGCTACCAGTTGGAGCACACGTTCACTCCCGACCTGAGGTTCCGTCAGAATTTCAATGCCTCCAGCTACGACGTCAAAGACAAGTATGTGAACTCGCTGGGCTACTCGAGTGGCACGGTGATGGATCGATCCGCTTCCATCTGGAACAGCGATAGCCGCTCGATCGGACTGGATAACCAGCTCGAGCTCAAGATCGGTACCGACCGCATCGAGCAGACGCTGCTGTTCGGCTTCGACTACGCCTACGCGACTGCCGACACCCAGTACTACGAGGATCCGATTCCCGGGATCGACATTGCCAATCCCGACTACAGCCTTCCGATCCCGGTACCTACCACGCTTCTCTCCGACAGCTACCAGAGGTCCACTCAGTACGGCTTCTATGCCCAGGATCAGATCAAGCTGGACTCGAAATGGGTGGGTACCTTCAGCATCCGCCAGGACTGGGCGGAGACCGATCTGAAGGAGCGAACCACCGGAGGCACGCACGACAGGCAGAAGGATGAAGCTTTCACCGGCCGGGCCGGCATCACCTATCTCGCTGACAACGGTCTTGCTCCCTACGCCAGCTATTCGACTTCCTTCTATCCGAATTCCGGCACCGACTCGGCGGGCAACACCTTCGATCCGACCGAAGGGAAACAGTATGAAATCGGCCTCAAGTACGCTCCCAAGGACTTCCGCGGTGGTGCCACTCTCTCGGTCTTCGATCTCACGCAAGAGAACTCACTGACGACGGATCCGGCGAACACGGCCTTCAGCAAGGCGAATGGAGAGATCCAATCCCGGGGTATCGAGTTCGAGGGAAATCTGAGCATCACCGGCAATCTCGACTTCCTCGTGAACGCCAGCTATGCGGACGTGGAGATCATCAGCAGCGGAGATGGCGACCAAGGGAATACCCCGGCTCTCACGCCGGAGAAGACCGCTTCGGCATGGCTGAACTACAGCTTCCGGGATGGCAGCCTGGAGGGGCTGACCCTTGGCGCAGGCGTCCGCTATGTGGGTCCCAGCTACTCTTCAAACTACAACACCGCGAGGAACGAAGACTATACGGTGCTAGATTTGGCGGCCCGTTACGTGAAGGGCCCATGGGTCTACGCGCTCAACGTGAACAACGTCTTCGACACGGTGGAGTGGATTAACACCGACTATCAGTACAACAAGACCGCTGGCAATTCGGTGAACCTCTCAGTGGCTTACCACTGGTGA
- a CDS encoding PepSY-associated TM helix domain-containing protein, producing the protein MTKQLWKLHSWLGLIAGLGLIVIGLSGSLLVFRDEIDGLVDARIMRVEPTPEGRLSKDRLYQSAQAAWPGYRIVGIGSRRDPGLAELVYLKKPGSHEYLGATLNPFTGAALSGPMTERQTFTGLLLELHYTWFADHVGMLITGILAVVLCLLGLSGIWLYRGFWKNFFRLRWRSSARIFFSDLHKMVGISSVAFNLVLGFTGAYWNLTHVAADGLGHHEEDPEAGASVAIGPAISFDALEAAAAERMPGFKATWFFLPDAEEKEISLWGTVPGSWWLSSPSGSSALFDPQSGSVVSVSDIRLAGTWQKITDAFTPVHFGNFGGVPVKILWSLLALAPGILAVSGFMIWFRRRKPLRKA; encoded by the coding sequence ATGACGAAGCAACTCTGGAAGCTTCATTCCTGGCTCGGGCTGATCGCCGGGCTGGGACTGATTGTCATCGGATTGAGCGGTAGCCTGCTGGTCTTCCGTGATGAGATCGATGGCTTGGTCGATGCGCGTATCATGCGGGTCGAGCCGACGCCGGAAGGCCGTCTTTCCAAAGACCGGCTGTATCAATCAGCACAGGCCGCGTGGCCGGGCTATCGAATCGTCGGCATCGGTTCGCGTCGTGATCCGGGCCTGGCCGAGCTCGTGTATCTGAAGAAGCCCGGTAGCCATGAATACCTCGGGGCGACTCTGAATCCCTTCACCGGTGCGGCGCTTAGCGGTCCGATGACGGAGCGTCAGACCTTCACCGGCTTGCTGTTGGAACTCCACTACACGTGGTTCGCCGATCATGTGGGCATGCTCATCACCGGAATCCTGGCGGTAGTACTATGCCTGCTGGGGCTAAGCGGCATTTGGCTTTATCGGGGATTCTGGAAGAACTTCTTCAGGTTAAGATGGAGAAGCAGCGCGCGGATCTTTTTCTCCGACCTGCACAAGATGGTCGGCATCAGCAGTGTCGCCTTCAATCTGGTTCTCGGCTTCACCGGGGCGTACTGGAACCTCACCCACGTCGCCGCCGATGGTTTGGGACATCACGAGGAAGATCCCGAGGCGGGAGCATCTGTCGCGATCGGCCCCGCCATTTCCTTCGATGCCCTGGAAGCGGCGGCAGCAGAGAGGATGCCGGGCTTCAAAGCCACATGGTTCTTCCTGCCGGATGCCGAGGAGAAAGAGATCTCACTTTGGGGGACGGTCCCGGGCTCCTGGTGGCTCAGCTCTCCCTCGGGCAGCTCCGCGCTCTTTGATCCGCAGTCCGGCTCTGTGGTTTCCGTTTCGGATATCCGCCTGGCAGGCACGTGGCAAAAGATCACGGACGCCTTCACGCCGGTTCATTTCGGAAACTTCGGGGGTGTTCCAGTGAAGATCCTTTGGTCCTTGTTGGCGCTCGCCCCCGGGATCCTTGCCGTGAGCGGATTCATGATTTGGTTCCGCCGCCGAAAGCCTCTGAGGAAAGCGTGA
- a CDS encoding GH92 family glycosyl hydrolase, whose product MNSYSLLSAFLAAWMLPLLSSAETLDPVDTINPLSGTNGDAEFSRGNTVPAIVAPFGMTTWAPQTDGSVSPFYQMKHTRFEGIRATHQPSIWVRDYGDFLVMPLVGETLDSPKDRASDFSHAKESARAYHYSIFLDRYQVTAEIVPTDRCSLMRFTFPDSDKSAVVFDNEGEVDAAFDPSKRKIRGKAKHVTFGAPGNFAMYFVAEFDQPFEVVEAKSKEKMVTATVRFASTKSAKPVLMKIGTSFISYEQAELNMSREVPDWDFEGLRKHSRDAWAKELARVEIKGANNDQRSTFYTALYRSLQFPRMFHEPDAGGKLRHYSPFSNGKIFDGLLYTDSGLWDTFRTAFPFYVLYYPEHGSSILEGWLNAYREGGRLPTWPSPGNRPCMIGSHGDSIFADAWVKGLRTFDAKDAYAAVRKNATENDGWGWAGRDHLPEYMEKGYIPSDVRKEAATSCTLEYAYDDFCVSRLADALGHKEDAKLFGQRALNYRNVWDPKTGFMRGKLADGSWQEPFDPLAWGGPYVEGNAWQWTWSVMHDPHGLIGLLGGREAAATKLDKLLSMPPTSVVGGYGHVIHEMREVEFSKMGQYAHVNEPCHHVLYFYNYLGQPWKAQHAIRRVMDELYNKDGMVGDEDTGQMSAWYVFNAAGLYPFCPGTPYYLIGSPLFEETTIRFPGDKSFTVRARGNSPENRYIQSAKLNGQPFTKTWLPHEIITAGGTLEFVMGSEPNKNWGSAEADAPPREDISFSGGN is encoded by the coding sequence ATGAATTCCTATTCCCTTCTCTCCGCGTTCCTCGCGGCCTGGATGCTGCCGCTTCTGTCTTCTGCAGAGACACTGGATCCGGTGGATACGATCAATCCGCTCTCCGGGACAAATGGCGATGCCGAGTTCTCCCGCGGCAATACGGTTCCGGCAATCGTGGCTCCTTTCGGGATGACGACCTGGGCACCGCAGACGGATGGCTCCGTTTCACCCTTCTATCAGATGAAGCATACGCGCTTCGAGGGAATCCGCGCCACTCACCAGCCGAGCATCTGGGTTCGAGACTACGGGGACTTCCTCGTGATGCCCCTCGTCGGCGAAACCCTCGATAGTCCGAAAGATCGAGCCTCCGACTTCTCCCACGCGAAGGAGTCCGCGAGAGCCTACCATTACTCGATCTTCTTGGATCGCTACCAGGTGACGGCGGAGATCGTCCCCACAGATCGTTGTTCCTTGATGCGCTTCACCTTCCCGGATTCGGACAAGTCGGCGGTGGTCTTCGACAACGAGGGTGAAGTCGATGCCGCCTTCGATCCAAGCAAGCGCAAGATCCGCGGAAAGGCCAAGCATGTCACCTTCGGGGCACCGGGAAACTTCGCGATGTACTTCGTGGCTGAGTTTGATCAGCCGTTCGAAGTGGTCGAGGCCAAGAGCAAGGAGAAGATGGTCACTGCGACGGTGCGCTTCGCGTCGACCAAGAGTGCGAAGCCGGTTCTCATGAAGATCGGCACCTCGTTCATCAGCTACGAGCAGGCGGAGCTGAACATGAGTCGCGAGGTCCCGGATTGGGATTTTGAAGGCCTTCGCAAGCATTCGCGGGATGCGTGGGCCAAGGAACTGGCGCGCGTGGAGATCAAGGGTGCGAACAACGATCAGCGTAGTACTTTCTACACCGCGCTTTATCGTTCGCTCCAGTTCCCCCGCATGTTTCACGAGCCGGATGCAGGAGGAAAGCTTCGCCATTATAGCCCGTTCTCGAATGGAAAGATCTTCGATGGGCTGCTCTACACGGATAGCGGGCTATGGGATACCTTCCGCACCGCCTTTCCCTTTTACGTCCTCTATTATCCGGAGCACGGGTCAAGTATCCTTGAAGGCTGGCTCAACGCTTATCGCGAAGGGGGCCGTCTTCCGACTTGGCCGAGCCCCGGTAACCGTCCTTGCATGATCGGCTCCCACGGCGACTCGATCTTTGCGGACGCGTGGGTGAAGGGCTTGCGGACCTTCGATGCGAAGGACGCCTATGCCGCCGTGCGGAAGAACGCCACCGAGAATGACGGATGGGGTTGGGCCGGCCGCGATCATCTGCCGGAGTACATGGAGAAAGGCTATATCCCCAGTGACGTGCGAAAGGAAGCCGCCACCTCCTGCACCCTCGAGTATGCCTACGATGACTTCTGCGTCTCCCGCTTGGCGGATGCCCTCGGGCACAAGGAAGACGCGAAACTTTTCGGGCAGCGCGCCCTGAACTATCGCAATGTTTGGGATCCCAAGACCGGCTTCATGCGCGGCAAGCTCGCTGATGGCAGCTGGCAGGAACCCTTCGATCCACTCGCGTGGGGCGGTCCCTACGTCGAGGGCAATGCCTGGCAGTGGACTTGGTCGGTGATGCATGACCCGCATGGCTTGATCGGACTCCTCGGCGGCCGCGAAGCCGCGGCGACCAAGCTGGATAAACTCCTCTCCATGCCTCCCACCTCCGTGGTTGGAGGCTACGGCCACGTCATCCACGAAATGCGGGAGGTGGAGTTCTCAAAGATGGGCCAGTACGCGCACGTCAATGAGCCCTGCCATCACGTCCTCTACTTCTACAACTACCTCGGCCAACCGTGGAAAGCACAGCATGCCATCCGGCGCGTCATGGATGAGCTCTACAACAAGGATGGCATGGTCGGTGACGAGGATACGGGTCAAATGTCCGCATGGTACGTTTTCAATGCCGCTGGCCTCTATCCTTTTTGTCCCGGCACGCCTTACTATCTCATCGGCAGCCCCCTTTTCGAGGAAACCACTATCCGCTTTCCCGGTGACAAGAGCTTCACGGTCCGCGCGAGGGGAAACAGCCCGGAGAACCGCTACATCCAGTCCGCCAAGCTCAATGGCCAGCCTTTCACCAAGACCTGGCTTCCGCATGAGATCATCACCGCCGGTGGCACCCTTGAATTCGTGATGGGGAGCGAGCCTAACAAAAACTGGGGAAGCGCCGAAGCGGATGCGCCTCCGCGTGAAGATATTTCATTCAGCGGAGGCAACTGA